From Paenibacillus sp. V4I7, one genomic window encodes:
- a CDS encoding HAAS domain-containing protein, whose translation MSKIDYFKELNYRLRGLPEKERQNILSVYEELFQKAIENGKQEDDVAQSLGYPRVPNWDAQKETPTTGHVPSKSTPSDAVEKSYSRPEPTAAPKQAPETKGFPPYTPPQSTNPYMNPNPYPYPVKHESSIKAIIVSISLGFFNLIFVVGPWFGILATLIALFVSGFALIISPIVGILGSYMGTVGSDMRFIGFAMLACFGLGIILTTLSSWLFKVFFKLSWMYIQFNAKLIKGA comes from the coding sequence ATGAGCAAAATCGATTATTTCAAAGAATTAAACTATCGACTGCGTGGACTTCCCGAGAAGGAGCGCCAAAATATATTGTCTGTTTATGAAGAATTGTTTCAGAAAGCCATTGAAAATGGCAAGCAAGAGGATGATGTAGCGCAGTCCCTCGGCTATCCGCGAGTTCCTAACTGGGACGCTCAGAAGGAGACACCAACTACTGGGCATGTGCCTTCGAAAAGCACGCCTAGCGATGCGGTAGAGAAATCTTATTCCAGACCTGAACCGACTGCGGCGCCTAAGCAAGCTCCTGAAACTAAGGGCTTTCCACCTTATACGCCTCCACAGAGCACGAATCCTTATATGAATCCCAACCCGTACCCTTATCCGGTTAAACACGAGTCGAGTATTAAGGCTATTATCGTAAGCATTTCGCTTGGATTTTTTAACCTAATATTCGTCGTTGGTCCTTGGTTCGGTATTCTCGCAACATTAATTGCGCTATTTGTTTCGGGCTTCGCGCTCATCATCTCGCCAATTGTCGGCATTCTCGGCAGTTATATGGGAACGGTCGGCAGCGATATGCGTTTCATTGGATTCGCAATGCTTGCTTGTTTCGGCTTGGGCATTATATTGACGACGCTAAGCTCATGGTTGTTCAAAGTATTTTTCAAACTCAGCTGGATGTATATCCAATTTAATGCCAAATTGATTAAGGGGGCTTAA
- a CDS encoding DUF4097 family beta strand repeat-containing protein: MKRGVKFFLLLGFACLGIGLIGAAVSFKEVDWSAGVTNIDIEKKIPVANIDTLIIQNDISGVTFIPSNSDEIKVHLVGTISENNAKNCTIEAATEGSNVWRVDVCTQKKASITNGFNFDLNELKRIIAYQGLGIKTEVTLPDKIYKAITVSSDTGRIHFNEVKADKLTASTDTGGITIERYEGKQLNLQTDTGYINVEDGQGDVKMKTDTGGITAKLHDIGDSVSLESDTGTIRLQLDPAPKGASFDLRTDTGSVNLQVPGVNVERTDHHSAKGTIGDGSKKVTVRADTGFISVTGR; the protein is encoded by the coding sequence ATGAAACGTGGAGTCAAATTTTTCTTACTGCTCGGCTTTGCCTGCCTTGGAATTGGCCTTATTGGAGCAGCTGTTTCTTTCAAAGAGGTTGATTGGAGCGCAGGTGTCACGAATATTGATATCGAAAAGAAGATTCCTGTCGCAAATATTGATACATTAATCATTCAAAATGACATCTCCGGGGTAACTTTTATCCCTAGTAATTCCGATGAAATTAAAGTCCATCTCGTAGGAACGATTAGCGAGAATAATGCTAAAAATTGCACCATTGAGGCTGCAACAGAAGGAAGTAATGTATGGCGAGTAGACGTCTGTACGCAGAAAAAAGCATCGATTACGAATGGCTTTAATTTTGATTTGAACGAATTGAAAAGAATAATCGCTTACCAGGGGCTAGGCATCAAGACAGAAGTGACGCTGCCAGATAAAATATACAAAGCGATCACGGTGTCTTCGGATACAGGACGCATCCACTTTAATGAAGTGAAAGCCGACAAACTCACAGCCAGCACGGACACAGGCGGTATAACCATTGAGCGTTACGAAGGGAAACAGTTAAACCTTCAAACAGATACGGGGTATATCAACGTAGAGGACGGGCAAGGTGATGTAAAGATGAAAACAGATACAGGCGGCATTACGGCTAAGCTGCACGATATCGGAGATTCCGTATCGCTTGAATCTGACACAGGCACGATTCGTCTTCAGCTCGATCCTGCTCCAAAAGGTGCAAGCTTCGATCTGAGAACCGACACGGGCAGTGTCAATCTGCAAGTACCTGGCGTAAATGTAGAACGGACCGATCATCATTCCGCAAAGGGCACCATCGGTGATGGCAGCAAAAAAGTGACGGTACGAGCAGATACAGGGTTTATCTCGGTGACTGGCAGATAA